The Dyadobacter sp. 676 DNA window TCGAATACCGGCTGGAATTTGTCAGGAACTATGCGCAGTGCGAGGCCTATAACTTCCGCTCACTCGAAGATCCCGTATTGTTTATCAAAAAGACCACCGACTGGATCGGTGCCGATGTGTGTATCGATGCCGTGGGCTGCGAGGCGGCCGGCAGTGCGTTTCACACCGTTACCGGACGCAAGATGATGCTGCAATCGGGTTCGGCGATCGCGCTGCATTGGGCGATCAACGCGGTAAAAAAAGGTGGCATAGTTTCGATCGTGGGCGTTTACGGGCCGACGGGCAACATCGTGCCTATCGGGAATGTGGTTAACAAAGGTCTGACACTCAGGGCTAACCAGACGTCCGTAAAGCGGCTTTTGCCTAAATTGATCGAACACGTACGGGCCGGCCGCATCGATCCGAAAGCCATTGTGACGCACCGCGTGCCGCTGGAAGAGGTAGCGGATGCCTACCATATCTTTTCAGGCAAACTCGACAACTGCATCAAAACAATCCTGATACCGCCATCAGCCAGAAAATAAGATACGATATGAAAAAGATACAAAACGATTACAGCCATATCAACGGCTGGGGAATCGACGCTGACCCGCTCGATGTACCCAATTATCCGATGAAAAAACGGACTGAAAACGACAACCGGGGAATGGTTTGGGAAAGACCGCCCCAGCAACCCGAGCTGGTGGAAATCCTGCATTCCAATGAGCGCCCTGGCCTTTCTGCCGTATTCGGGACGCCGAATCCCCCGGCGGGTCTGAGCGGGAAAATACGTCGCTGGGCATTCCGTTTCAGCGAATCGCACGTTATGCATTGGATCGGGCTGCTTATGGCCGATCGCGTCCAGATTATGGAGGGAATCGCCGACGACCTCAAAAGCGGCCATGTTCCGAACCTTTTCGAGGAACATGGGGGCAAAGCGGAACTGAAACACAATGCGGCCGGGTTTGCCGGTAAGGTCATATGCACGGTTGCGGTGGTCGGCCTGGTTGCTGCATTGCTCAGGCGCAGGTAGAGGTGTGGAAGTTATCTTCCTGCGCATCGCCGCTATCGATGTCAGCCGAAGGCAGGCTGCATTGCCGTGTTAAAAACGGGTTGTCCGGAGCGGCTTTGAAAGTCGTCGCCATTGAATTCGTACACCCGGTAACGATCGGTGAAAATGCCGTTACCGGTATAATCAAAAGTATCTATGTCGGCGACGCGGTAACCTTTGCCGTGCGCGAAAACCTTGCAGCGATCCTTGTAGAAGCAGGTTTTCCGCCATTTGCCGATAAACCGGAAATTGCACGCATCTTCTGAAATCACCCGGTCGTCGAAATAAACGCGCTGGCTATCCTTGCTCAACCGTTCGTCCAGGCATTTGAAATTTTTCGCATCCGAAGACAGGGGATAACGGCCTTTGAAAACGTTGCGGTCGTCGCGACCGAGATCGCGGCCGAGGATGCGGAAATAAACCGGGTCCGCTCCGGGGATAGGCTTGCCGTCAAAGTATACATTCTGGAAGTCGCGGGCATAGCGCGACGGACCGGGACACCCGACCGGTCCGGCTGTAAGGACCTGGAACGTCCGGGCGTGCGCATCGGGAATCAGGGCCCGGGTACCCGTATTCTCGATGTAGTAGACGTGTTTGTTGTCGATCTGATAAGTTTCAAAAAAAGGCGACGGTACGGAGGAGCCGGTAACGGGACGTAGCAGGAAAAGGCTTGCGACGACAAGGGTCAGGTATACACTGGCTATCAGTAGCAGGATCAGCATGGTAGTATAGGATGAGGTTGAGTGTGACAAGGTTTATTTTTCACGGCGTCGGGAATGGCGCGGCAAAAGTGCATATCGGGATGTGCAACGTCCAGTATTAATGATGCAACGGCAGTTTTCGACTATTTACCGGTAAATAACAGAATAGGACGGTGCCTGAGAAACGGCTATTTGGGCCATTTCCAGGCCATTAGAGAATCTTACCGATAAATAAATAGGATAGTACTCTTGTATAGAATTGACGTATTTGGTCTTCAGATCGCGCATATTGGGTGCGAATCGTCAATGAAATCCTGCAAGCCGTGATGTTGTCCATTTCAAAGCTGGTCCGGGCTATGTTCCTTTTGGTGCTCTGTTTTTCAGGCAGAAATCTGGGCGCTCAGACGCTATTTCAGAATATCCGCTGGCAGGATGGCCTTAGTGCTAAACAAATCCGCTGCCTGTACAAGGACTCGTCCGGCTTCCTCTGGATCGGCACTTCTGCCGGCCTTGACCGCTACGACGGCGCCGTTGTACGGCGATTTCATGATCCCGACGGCGGGCAGAAGCATTTTGTGAATGCGATATGTCCATTCGTTGGAACGGATACACTCATGATCGGCCTCCGGCGGGGAGTGCTGCTGTTCGACAAGAAATCCGGCAGATTCTCGCGGGACCCGCGGTTCGACGCCCTTTCTCAAAAAAACATTGTGACCATCCGGAGCGACGACCGCCACCGGGTGTGGATCGGGGCTTCGGACGGAATCTATATGTACGACGGAAGGAAGCTCGACGCCATTACAGACGCTTTCCCCGATGCCCGCAGGTTCGATTTCCGGCATTTCGAACTGTCCGTCATGGTTTACGACACATTGAGGCGCGGCCTGTGGATAGGAGGGAACAAGCCACTTTTCGTCGATTTGAAAACGGACAAAGTCTATTTCAAAGGTAATAACCCGCTCCGCAGCCCGCTGCTGGAATCGGAGAAAGTGCGCGCCATTGCCGTTGACCGTTCCGGAAATGTCTGGTACGGAAGCGACAGCAAGCCTTCGCTTAACTACTGGAATTTCCGTACGGGAAAACTCGATACTTACCAGGCCCTGGACGGTAAACTGATCGGCGAGGGGTGCAACTTTATTTTTATCGACCGGCAGGACCGGCTGTGGGTTTCGACCTGGCTTTTTGCGGCATTCCTGAAAGAGCCCGGTCAGCCGTTCCGCAAAATCGAGTACAGCCAGGACCAGGCTTACACGATTGCATATGGGCACTTCCGCGATGCCATCGCCGATGCGCAGGGGAACGTTTGGCTGGGCACGATCAACGGCGTGAGCAAAACGTTACCCAAAAACCCCATCGAAGCCATTTACAAACTACCCAGTTTTCCCTTCTTTCTCGAAACGAATTTTGCCCACGCCAATTCCATTACCGTCGACGGCAAGATGATCATGGCTTGCAAGGAGGATGGAGTGGTTTTCTACAATACGGCCGACCGTACTTACCGGAAACACGTCACCCCGAGCAAAAGGCTGCGCAACAACCGGTTTGCGATGACGGCCAAAGCAGGGGATACCTGGTGGTTCGCCGGGTTCGACGGCATTTATTCGCTCGCTCCGGGACAAACCGTTTTGCAGCGTTTCGATCAAATGAAAAAAGGGTTGTCGTCTTACGAAGCCCCGTTCATTTTTCCGGACAAACAAGGTTATATCTGGTCCCACGTCATGGGCGACGCCATTTACCGCTATGACCCTATCCGGAAGACCAGCATCCGCTTCGACGGCACGGACCCGAAATACGGCCTCTTCGATTTTGCCGACGCGCAGGCGTTCGTGTTACTTGCCAGCGGCGACATTCTGTTTGCCATGCATGGGAAAGGACTCCTGCGCTACGACCCTGTGCGTGAGCATTTCACGCTGCTGGCGGCACCCCAGATCGCCGAGGAGCATATATATGAAATGCGGCAGGATAAAACAGGGAGGATTTGGGCGGCAACCGGTGCAAAAGGCATTCTGGAAATCGATGTAAATGGCCGGGTCCTCCGTAATATCAGCACGAAAGACGGCTTGCCGTACGATCAGGTTTCGTCGGTGGATATCGACGGCAGCGGGGTCGTCTGGGCGGCAACGCGCGAGGGCCTGGCGACTTACGACCCCGTGAGCAACAATGTGAGTAAGGTAGAGCTGGACCTGGGTAAAACCTTGCAGGATTACTGGAATTACGTAACGGTGGCCGGGGGCAAGATTTACGCCGTCATGCTGGATCATGTGGTTGTGATCAATCCCCGGCATTTTGCCTCGGTCCCGGTGCAGCGGCCGCCGGCGATCACTTCCGTCAAGATTTTCGGACAGGAAAGGATACAGGAACTAAAAGGAAATATGCTGAAACTGAAACCCGACGAATCGTTCGTCGCGTTCCAGTATGCTTCGCTCAGCCACCGTGACATTCCCTCGCTGCAATACAGCTACCAGCTCGTCGGACTGGACAACGACTGGGTGGCGGCGGGCCGTAACATTACAGCCTCCTATACCAACCTCCTTCCCGGCGATTATGTTTTCAGGGTGAGAAGTACCGACGAAAACGGGCGCTGGATGAAATCGGCGGGGGCGCTGCAAATCCGCGTATTGCCCCATTGGTGGCAAACCTGGTGGTTCTTGGCCGCCTGTGTTTTGGCCGCGGCCGGTATTATCTGCTGGGTGTACAACATCTATACGAAACGGCAGAGAAAGCGTGACCTCGACGAGACGATCGAATATTTTGCCAATAGTGTTTATGGCGATAATTCCGTTAATGAAATCTGCTGGGATATTGCCCGCAACTGTATTTCAAAGTTGCATTTCGAAGATTGCGTCGTTTATCTGCTGGACAAGGAGAGAGGCAAGCTCATCCAGAAAGCCGCATACGGACCGAAAAGTCCCAAAGAATATGAAATCCTCAACCCGATCGAGATACCGGTCGGCGAGGGCATTGTTGGCACTGCCGCCGCAACCGGCACGGCCCAAATCGTTGGCGACACTTCCAGGGACCCGCGCTACATTGTCGACGACCAGGCCCGGCTGTCCGAGCTGGCCGTGCCGATCCTGCACGAAGGACAGGTAATCGGGGTGATCGATTCGGAGCACCCGCGGCGGAATTTTTATAACAGTGACCACGTGCGTGTCATCTCCACCATCGCGGCGATCAGTGCCAACAAAATTACCGAAGCCATGGCCCGGGCCCAGGCGGAAAGGCAGGAAATTATGCTGCTTCGGATCAATAAAATGCTGGCGGAAAGTCAGCTGATGGCCTTGCGGGCACAAATGAACCCGCATTTTATATTCAACTGCCTTAACAGTATCCAGGAATGTATCGTGACCAGGAAATATGCGGAGGCAAGCAAGTATCTGAATAAATTTGCCAAGCTTTTCAGGCTGGTACTCAATAATTCCAGTAAAAATCTGGTGACCATCGCCGAAGAGCGGGATGTGCTGGAGTTATACCTTGAACTCGAACTGATGCGGTTCGGGCAGGGATTCACGTATTCGATTGACGTCGATCCCGAACTGGAAGACGATTATGTGCGATTGCCGTCGATGCTATTGCAGCCGTTTGTCGAGAATGGGCTATGGCACGGGCTTATGCACAAGGAAGGAGAAAGGCATATGAGAATCAGCTTCTTCCTGATCGGGCCGGAGCAGTTTGCGTGCGAAATCGAGGACAACGGCATCGGGCGGAAGAAATCCGCCGAAATGAAGCAAAATTCCTCACGCACGCGGGAACATGAGTCGCGTGGAATACGTATCTGTGAAGACCGGATCGACGTGCTGGCCCGCCAGGGCAACCACGCCAGGCTTGAAGTGATCGACCGCTATGACTCCGCCGGCAACCCGTCGGGAACGCTTGTCAGAATTGAGTTATCCACCTATTTATATCAAACCTAGACGATGATTAAAGCACTAATTGTTGACGACGAGCCTAAATCAAGGAATGTGCTGGCGTTTTATATCGAATCCTACGTGCAGGAGATACGCGAAGTGAAACAAGCCGAATCGGTGGATATTGCGCTGGAAATCCTGAAAACATTTCGCCCGGATATTGTTTTCCTAGATGTGGAAATGCCCGGTAAAAACGGCTTCGATTTCTTGCGGGCGTTAAAACAACCGACGTTCGAGGTGATATTTACTACCGCCTATAACCAGTATGCCGTACAGGCAATCCGGTTCAGCGCGCTGGATTACCTGCTCAAACCTGTCGATCCCGACGAGCTCCGGGCGGCAGTGGACCGGTTTCTTAAAAAACAGAATGTCCACCAGAACCCCGTGCTGTTTGACAACCTGGTCAGGAACATCGCCCACAAGCGTGCGAGCGAGTTCCGGCTTGCCGTGCCGTACCAGGATGGTGTTTCGTTCTTCACGCTCGACCAGATTATCCGGTTGCAGGGAGAGGGAAACTATACCAATATTTTTATCAAAAACCGTAAGCCGGTATTGGCAAGCAAAACGCTGAAGTACTATGAAGAAATGCTCACCGAATTCGGTTTTATCCGTACGCATAAGTCGCATCTTGTCAACCCCAAATTTATTGCCAAACTCATGGCCGACCACGACCTTGTCGAACTACAGGATGGCAGCCGGGTAGAAATATCCAGACGCAAGAAGGAGGAAGTGCTTTTGCAATTACCCCTGGGAAACCATCCACTCGATAAGTGAAAAGAACCGTTAAATCACTATTGTCGTACTTTGGAACATTGCCCACTTTCTTTGAAGCCATCGAATCCTACTGGCTATGGAGATATTGGCGATACGTATCGGGCAATTGTTGCTCATTTTATCACTCCTGTTACTGATCCTCGGCGGGCTCTGGTTCGCGCTGCGGTTTCGCCGCGTGATGCTGCTGCTGGCCGGTCGGGATATCAAAGAGGGGCAGGTGGCCGACGCCGTGGTATTGCTTGCGGAGGAACACCCGGCGTCCCGTTTTCAGGGTGAGGCTTATTACACGTTCCAAGTACATGTGAAGCCGGCCAGAGGCCGCAATTTTGTGACGGAAGTGCATGTGTCCAGCGAACATCTGCCACGCGTCCCCCAGGCCGGCGACCGCGTTTCGGTCAAATACAATTACACAGGGCGCAGGCGGACGGTCGTTCTGAACCTGGACAGTATCGGTTCCGAACAACCGCGCCGGCTTGGCGAAGACATTAATTGAATAGGTTTGATTTTTAGTGTGTTACCCTGAACCAGTCGTAATCCGCGTATCCCGAATCGTTTGTTTGCGTTTCGCGCGTGCAGAATAGCCCGACTTTCGCGCCGATCCATTTCCCCGCCTCCGCCTGAAACGTTTCGCCGACCGTTTTAAACCGGCTGCCATCCCCGCTGAACCCGAATTCGCATTTGCCACCTCTACTTACTTTTACACGCAGGTACAGGTCGCTCTCCGGTTCAAATTCTCCCAATATCCGCTCCGCTTCCGGTTTTCCGTCGGCGGCTTTAAGGCAGGTCGCGTAAACCAGCTCGGTTTTATTTTTGCCGCTTCGCAGGTAAATGCCGGCGTAGCTCAGCCCCATGATCACCAGTCCGGTCTTTTCGTTCGTCAGATTGGCATTCGGGGTGAATTTTAATCGGGTTGTGACCGTAAACTCTTCCGCCGGGAATTTTTGAAGAAGCAAGTTGGGGACATCCCACAGGTTCTTTGCATCCTCCGGGATTTTGTAAGAATACAATCTCAGGAAACCCGCCGCCGGCATGGCCCATATGCCTTTCGGGTTGGCTTGCCACTGCCATTGTTTTCCCAATGCACCCGTGTCGAATTCGTCGGATTCCGGCGGGGTTGCGAGCGGGTACTTTTTGCGGGTCAATGGTTTGGAATAGGTCAAAACCGGATCGCCGATACCATCGCCGTCGGGGTCGGAGCCGATTATCGGCCAATCGTCGACCCATTTCATGGGCTGCAAATGCACCACCCGGCCGTATTCGTTCTTGTCCTGAAAATGCAGGAACCAGTCTTCGGATTTCCCGTTCACCGGGCTGGTGGTTACCCAGGCTCCCTGGTGCGGGCCGTTGACACCCGATTTTCCTTCGGCCATTACCACTTTTCGCTCATAAGGCCCATACACGTTTTTCGACCGCAGCGCGATCTGCCAGCCCGTGGCTACACCTCCGGCAGGTGCGAAAATGTAGTAGTAGCCGTTTCGCTTGTAAAATTTAGGCCCTTCAACGGTCGGGTCGATCTTGTGGCCATCGTACACGAGCACCCCGGCGTCGGTCACTTTCGTGCCTTCCGCATTCATTTTCCTGACGGTAATTACACTTTTGATGCCTGCCCGGCTGCCCGCCCAGCCATGGACGAGGTACGCCTGGCCGTCGTCGTCCCACAGTGGGCAGGGGTCGATCAGCCCCTTGCCGGCTTCTACAAGCACAGGCTCTGTCCACGGGCCAGCCGCATTTTTGGCTTTAACTACATAAATACCAAAGTCCGGATCGGGATAATAGATGTAAAATTCGCCCTTGTGAAAACGAATAGCGGGCGCCCATACGCCGTTTCCATGTTGCGTTTTTTCAAAATGTTCGACAGGGACCTGGCGGGGCAGGGCATGGCCGATCAGCGTCCAGTTGACAAGGTCTCTGGAATGCAGCACGGGCAGGCCGGGAACCGCGTCGAAGCTGGAAGCGGTCATATAAAAGTCCTCGCCCACGCGGCAGGCGTCGGGGTCGGAGTAATCGGCGTGCAGCACCGGGTTTTTGTAGCGCCCGTCCTGCAAATCGGCGACCCACGTTTGCGAGACGGGATATTGGTTTGAAACAGGTTTGTTTTGTGCAAAAACAGAGGTCGCCAGCAATGTGCCGGCAACCCAAAAGTGACTATTTACCTTCATGAATGACGAGGCTTTCCTCCTGTGCTCCCTTTAAAAATTCCTTTACTTTTTGCGCTTTCGATGCGTCGGTATGCGAGATGCTGATGTTCCGGCTGCGTTCGCCATTGACCGAAATGAGCATTTCGCTCCGGTCGTTGTATTGCAGGTTGTCGAAACTGATGTTAGTTGCGTTATCGGTGAAAATGACCGGTTTCGAATGCCGGGTGATCAGTTGCACGTTCTTGAAACGGATCTGGTCGGCGTCGGTGAGTTCCATGCCGGTTTCCGCGGATAGCACCATGTTCTCCATTACTATATTGCGTACCGGCATCTCGGGTAACCCGCGCACGAAAACACCTTTTGTAGCGCCGTTGCACACGATATTTTCGAAATGCATGTCTTTGAAAACCGGCGTCCCTTCGTTAACCACCGGGCGCATATCGCGTTCGCCGTCGGTTGCGAACTTGACGAAATAGTAGAGATCGAAGAAAATCGCTTCCTGCCGGATGTCCTTCATATTGATATTTCGCGCATAAATTTTTTCCACCACGCCGCCGCGCCCGCGTACCGACTTGAAACGCAATCCTTTGTCGGTGCCCATGAACGTGCATTGCTCCACGAAAATATTCCGTGCGCCGCCACTCATTTCGCTACCTACCACAAACCCGCCGTGCCCCTGGTAAACGAGGTTGTTACGGATAATGCCGTTTTCGGTAGGAATGCCGCGTTTCCGGCCTTCCTCGTCCTTGCCCGATTTAATGCAAATCGCATCGTCGCCTACGTCGAGCACGCAGCCTTCGATCAGGAAATTCTTGCAGGACTCGATGTCCATCCCATCGCCGTTATGTGCATATTCCGGATTCTTGACACGGACGTTGCGGATCGTCAGGTCCTGGACCATCAGCGGGTGCAGGCACCATGCGGCCGAATTCTGGAATGTCACGCCTTCAAGCAGGACTTTCCTGCAATTGTTGAAAACCACCAGATTGGGCCGAAGGAAATCTTTGATGTCGGCAAAGTCGGCAGGTTTTTTGCCGGCGGTAAGCAGCATGCTCTTGTTTCCGATACTGGCTTTTTTGAACTGCTCGCTCGGGTACCAGGTCTTGCCGTCGTCTTTCAGCACCCCGCCCGAGGCGATTTTCTCTTTCCATTGCGGCTCGGTGAGCTGCGATTTGTGGACCGCACGCCAGACGTCACCATTACCGTCCACCACGCCGCGGCCGGTAATGGCCACATTTTCAAGGTCTTTGCCGGAAATGGGCGATTCGTTCCGCGCGGCCGCCTTTCCTTCATAAAAACCCTCGGTAAGCGCGTATTGCGACTTGTCGGCTGTGAAAAGCAGTGTGGAAGCCTCAGTCAGGTGCAGGTTTACATTGCTTTTCAGCTTAATAGGCCCGGTGAGCCAAAGCCCGGACGGAACCAGCACCACGCCGCCGCCATTCCTGCTGCACGCGTCAATGGCCTGGTTGATGGCTTTGGTATTGAGCGTATGGCCGTCGGGCACGGCCCCGAACGCGGTAATGCGTACCGTATCTTTTTTGAATATGGGCTGGCGGACCTTCGGAAGATTCGACCAGCTGTAAGCGGGCGCGTTTTGGGCGGATGCATCGAGGCACCCCAGTGCGGCTAGCGCAAATGCTGCCAGGCGTGTTTTGTAAGTCATAGCAAAAGTGCCTTCCAGTCGGGAAGGCATTTAAATGGATTATTGATAACCGGCATTCTGTTTGAACTCATCCTTGTTGACGACGGCGTCCAG harbors:
- a CDS encoding DKNYY domain-containing protein, yielding MLILLLIASVYLTLVVASLFLLRPVTGSSVPSPFFETYQIDNKHVYYIENTGTRALIPDAHARTFQVLTAGPVGCPGPSRYARDFQNVYFDGKPIPGADPVYFRILGRDLGRDDRNVFKGRYPLSSDAKNFKCLDERLSKDSQRVYFDDRVISEDACNFRFIGKWRKTCFYKDRCKVFAHGKGYRVADIDTFDYTGNGIFTDRYRVYEFNGDDFQSRSGQPVFNTAMQPAFG
- a CDS encoding glycoside hydrolase family 28 protein translates to MPSRLEGTFAMTYKTRLAAFALAALGCLDASAQNAPAYSWSNLPKVRQPIFKKDTVRITAFGAVPDGHTLNTKAINQAIDACSRNGGGVVLVPSGLWLTGPIKLKSNVNLHLTEASTLLFTADKSQYALTEGFYEGKAAARNESPISGKDLENVAITGRGVVDGNGDVWRAVHKSQLTEPQWKEKIASGGVLKDDGKTWYPSEQFKKASIGNKSMLLTAGKKPADFADIKDFLRPNLVVFNNCRKVLLEGVTFQNSAAWCLHPLMVQDLTIRNVRVKNPEYAHNGDGMDIESCKNFLIEGCVLDVGDDAICIKSGKDEEGRKRGIPTENGIIRNNLVYQGHGGFVVGSEMSGGARNIFVEQCTFMGTDKGLRFKSVRGRGGVVEKIYARNINMKDIRQEAIFFDLYYFVKFATDGERDMRPVVNEGTPVFKDMHFENIVCNGATKGVFVRGLPEMPVRNIVMENMVLSAETGMELTDADQIRFKNVQLITRHSKPVIFTDNATNISFDNLQYNDRSEMLISVNGERSRNISISHTDASKAQKVKEFLKGAQEESLVIHEGK
- a CDS encoding histidine kinase, giving the protein MRIVNEILQAVMLSISKLVRAMFLLVLCFSGRNLGAQTLFQNIRWQDGLSAKQIRCLYKDSSGFLWIGTSAGLDRYDGAVVRRFHDPDGGQKHFVNAICPFVGTDTLMIGLRRGVLLFDKKSGRFSRDPRFDALSQKNIVTIRSDDRHRVWIGASDGIYMYDGRKLDAITDAFPDARRFDFRHFELSVMVYDTLRRGLWIGGNKPLFVDLKTDKVYFKGNNPLRSPLLESEKVRAIAVDRSGNVWYGSDSKPSLNYWNFRTGKLDTYQALDGKLIGEGCNFIFIDRQDRLWVSTWLFAAFLKEPGQPFRKIEYSQDQAYTIAYGHFRDAIADAQGNVWLGTINGVSKTLPKNPIEAIYKLPSFPFFLETNFAHANSITVDGKMIMACKEDGVVFYNTADRTYRKHVTPSKRLRNNRFAMTAKAGDTWWFAGFDGIYSLAPGQTVLQRFDQMKKGLSSYEAPFIFPDKQGYIWSHVMGDAIYRYDPIRKTSIRFDGTDPKYGLFDFADAQAFVLLASGDILFAMHGKGLLRYDPVREHFTLLAAPQIAEEHIYEMRQDKTGRIWAATGAKGILEIDVNGRVLRNISTKDGLPYDQVSSVDIDGSGVVWAATREGLATYDPVSNNVSKVELDLGKTLQDYWNYVTVAGGKIYAVMLDHVVVINPRHFASVPVQRPPAITSVKIFGQERIQELKGNMLKLKPDESFVAFQYASLSHRDIPSLQYSYQLVGLDNDWVAAGRNITASYTNLLPGDYVFRVRSTDENGRWMKSAGALQIRVLPHWWQTWWFLAACVLAAAGIICWVYNIYTKRQRKRDLDETIEYFANSVYGDNSVNEICWDIARNCISKLHFEDCVVYLLDKERGKLIQKAAYGPKSPKEYEILNPIEIPVGEGIVGTAAATGTAQIVGDTSRDPRYIVDDQARLSELAVPILHEGQVIGVIDSEHPRRNFYNSDHVRVISTIAAISANKITEAMARAQAERQEIMLLRINKMLAESQLMALRAQMNPHFIFNCLNSIQECIVTRKYAEASKYLNKFAKLFRLVLNNSSKNLVTIAEERDVLELYLELELMRFGQGFTYSIDVDPELEDDYVRLPSMLLQPFVENGLWHGLMHKEGERHMRISFFLIGPEQFACEIEDNGIGRKKSAEMKQNSSRTREHESRGIRICEDRIDVLARQGNHARLEVIDRYDSAGNPSGTLVRIELSTYLYQT
- a CDS encoding glycoside hydrolase 43 family protein, whose product is MKVNSHFWVAGTLLATSVFAQNKPVSNQYPVSQTWVADLQDGRYKNPVLHADYSDPDACRVGEDFYMTASSFDAVPGLPVLHSRDLVNWTLIGHALPRQVPVEHFEKTQHGNGVWAPAIRFHKGEFYIYYPDPDFGIYVVKAKNAAGPWTEPVLVEAGKGLIDPCPLWDDDGQAYLVHGWAGSRAGIKSVITVRKMNAEGTKVTDAGVLVYDGHKIDPTVEGPKFYKRNGYYYIFAPAGGVATGWQIALRSKNVYGPYERKVVMAEGKSGVNGPHQGAWVTTSPVNGKSEDWFLHFQDKNEYGRVVHLQPMKWVDDWPIIGSDPDGDGIGDPVLTYSKPLTRKKYPLATPPESDEFDTGALGKQWQWQANPKGIWAMPAAGFLRLYSYKIPEDAKNLWDVPNLLLQKFPAEEFTVTTRLKFTPNANLTNEKTGLVIMGLSYAGIYLRSGKNKTELVYATCLKAADGKPEAERILGEFEPESDLYLRVKVSRGGKCEFGFSGDGSRFKTVGETFQAEAGKWIGAKVGLFCTRETQTNDSGYADYDWFRVTH
- a CDS encoding LytTR family DNA-binding domain-containing protein, which encodes MIKALIVDDEPKSRNVLAFYIESYVQEIREVKQAESVDIALEILKTFRPDIVFLDVEMPGKNGFDFLRALKQPTFEVIFTTAYNQYAVQAIRFSALDYLLKPVDPDELRAAVDRFLKKQNVHQNPVLFDNLVRNIAHKRASEFRLAVPYQDGVSFFTLDQIIRLQGEGNYTNIFIKNRKPVLASKTLKYYEEMLTEFGFIRTHKSHLVNPKFIAKLMADHDLVELQDGSRVEISRRKKEEVLLQLPLGNHPLDK